CTCCTCGACACCCGACACCCCGACACCCGACACCCGACACCCCGACACCCCGACACCCCGACACCCCGACACCCCGTCACCCCGTCACAGCAGTTAAATTAAATACGTAACGTCAGATATTGATAGTCAGATATCATTGTTAATACGGGTAAATTAACAGAGATTTGGTCATGGCGATGGTATTTAGTAAGTTTTTTCCAGGCATTAAAGACAAATGGCAGCCAATTATCAAACAGTTAGAAACTGTAGTCGGTAAAGACGGGGTAGTACGTCGCAAAGAAGAGTTATTGACCTATGAATGCGATGGTCTAGCCAGCTATCGTCAACGTCCTGCCTTGGTAGTTTTGCCTCGCACCACAGAAGAAGTGGCAGCAGCAGTTAAGGTTTGTCATGACAATAATTTACCCTGGGTTGCCAGAGGTGCAGGGACAGGTTTGTCTGGAGGAGCATTACCCGCCCCAGACTGTGTATTAATCGTCACCGCCAGAATGAATCGTATTCTCCATCAAGATTTAGACAATCACTATATTACCGTTCAGCCAGGAGTGATTAACAACTGGGTAACTCAGGCAGTTAGTGGTGCGGGTTTTTATTATGCTCCCGATCCTTCTAGCCAAATTATTTGTTCTATTGGCGGTAATGTGGCAGAAAATTCTGGTGGTGTTCACTGTCTTAAATATGGTGTAACAACTAATCACGTATTAGGTTTGAAAATCGTTACTACCGATGGTTCAATTATTGACGTTGGCGGTATTGTCCCTGAAATGCCTGGATACGATTTAACTGGCTTGTTTGTTGGCTCAGAAGGCACATTAGGCATTGCTACAGAAGTAACTCTGCGCATCCTTAAACGTCCTGAATCTGTATGTGTAGTGCTGGCAAACTTTCCCACTGTGGAAGATTCAGGTGCAGCCGTAGCGGATATTATTAGTTCGGGTATTATTCCTGCGGGCATGGAAATTATGGACAATTTGAGTATCAATGCCGTAGAAGATATTGTGGCTACTGGTTGTTATGAGCGAAATGCTCAAGCAGTTTTACTGATCGAGTTAGATGGTTTAAAAGTGGAGGTAAAAACCTACAAACAAAAAGTCGAAGCAATTTGTCGGCAGAATAATGCTACTGGAATCACTACTGCGAATGATATTGATACGAGGGCAAAACTCTGGAAAGGAAGAAAGGCTGCTTTTGCTGCTGCTGGACACATAAGTCCTGACTATTTTGTCCAGGATGGGGTAATTCCTCGGACTAAGCTTGCCGAAGTCTTAGCAGAAATAGAGGCTTTAGGCGATCGCTATGGCTATAAAATTGCTAATGTCTTTCATGCTGGAGATGGCAACCTTCACCCTCTAATTCTCTATGACAATTCTGTGCCAGGGGCATTTGAAACAGTAGAAGAAATTGGCGGGGAAATATTAAAGCTATGTGTTGATGCGGGAGGCAGTTTATCGGGAGAGCATGGTATTGGTGCAGATAAGAATTGCTATATGCCCTATATGTTTAATGCTACTGACTTAGAAACAATGCAGTATATTCGCTCTGCTTTAAATGAAAAGGGATTGGCAAATCCAGGCAAGATTTTTCCGACTCCTCGCAGTTGTGGCGAAGCAGCCAATGCTAAAAAAGCACAACAGTTTACCAATGCTGAACTTTATTAATAGATTGATCCCTCTTTTATGACTACAGTAATAGGTCTCTGCCCAACGTTTGAGATGGCGTGGGGCGAAAAACCATTACCTCGCAAGTTTATATGAAAGAAAAACCGCGATAAGAAAGACGCTGTTTCATTCTCACGTTCATTGATTTGTTGTGCTGCGTCGTTATTTTCAAAAACCAATGTTTATTAAAACGCGGTTACTAAAACTGAAAGCCGAAACATCATTGCTCATTGGCAGTTTTTGTCTTTTGAATCATCTCTTGTATTGTTTCGGTCTCGTCAATTTCATAAAGACTTATCAACTCATCCTCAATGGTAAAGATTTGCTGAACTGTTGTATCAGCGAGTAAATTGCCTTGCAAATCTCTGATGATTTGATGGACGGTGACGACGTTGCGATTATTTTCGTCCGTCTCGAATTTTAATGTCTCAAGCTGCGGTTGAATACTCTTAAATTGATTAGTCCAATAGTCGCGCACCGCATCGCGTCCATAAACGAAACCGCCTTCCACTCCGTTCGCCCATTTCACATCTGGGCGCATAAACGAGATGATTGTTTCGATCTTGCGTTTGTTGAAGGCTTCATATAAAATTTGCAGAAACTGTTGATTTGAACTCATAATTGTTTACTATTAATTGGTTTTGAATTTAATTTTTGTATATCTTGAATTCTATACATTAGTTTAAACGAACATTAGAGCGATCGCGCACCTCTTGAATCATTATTTACTGAAACTCTCCCCGCATTACGGTTACCGCTTGTCCCTGAAGAAAAACGCGATCGCCACCATCGTAGTGAACTTTGACCACTCCGCCACGATTAGAAGCCTGATAAGCTAAAAACTGGTCTTGATGCAGGCGATCGCGCCAATAAGGAGCAAGGCAACAATGAGCAGCACCAGTGACAGGATCTTCATCTATGCCTAGTCCAGGGGCAAAAAATCGGGAAACAAAGTCGTATTCGGAGTTTTCGGCTGCCAAACTGGTCACTATGACGTTAGATATCGGCAATTGCTTCAATAGGGCAAAATTAGGTTCTAGCTGTTCTAACTGCTTAGAAGACCGAATTTCTACCAAATATCCTAAAGAATTATAAGCAAAGGTTTTAATCGCTACTCCCAAGGCATCTTGTAGCTTAATAATAGGGGGAATATCTTGCGATCGATTGACAGGAAAATTCAACTCAATCCAATTGTCCTGACATTTTGCCGTCAACAAGCCACTTTTGGTCTGAAAGCCGATCGCTTGTCCTGTAGAAGCATAACCTTCTGTCCAAAGTACGTGGGCGCTAGCAAGAGTAGCGTGACCACATAAAGGAACTTCTGTAGTGGGAGTAAACCAGCGCAATATGTAGTGCCGATCTTGTCTAAGCAAAAATGCTGTTTCTGATAGATTCATTTCTTGAGCTACTGACTGCATCCACTGCTCATCTCGCTCTGACTCAAGCACGCACACAGCAGCAGGATTTCCTTGAAAAATCTGGTCAGTAAAAGCATCTACCTGAATTATCGTCTGTTTCATTGAATTTTGCCAAGTATTAAGTGATAGAACTCAAATTTGCCAGTAAATATCAAGAAGCAAAATTATTCTTGTTTAAGTCAAAGAAAAAATAGTTTATCTTTGTTCTATAAAAGCTTAAAATTCATACAATAGTAAGTAAAGAATACATACAAACTAAACTGATGAAGTCTAACAATACATCTTGCCTACTGTCTTTTCTGGGATTAAGTATCGCCACTAGCCCTTTTATTTTCAGTATTTTGACTTTATATCTATTAACTGAATTCATGACTGAATTGGGCAAAGCTAGTGAAGAAATATTTCGCTCAGAACGTTTGCCTCTGTTAAATTTCCCTAACTTTGACAATAACTAGATAAACTCAGTTTTGACTATAAAGCAGTGTAAGCTAGAAACTACATTTAAGCTTGATTATGGTGGTATATTTGAGACTATATGCCCCAACATAATAATCTGAGATATTATCATGCAGATTTTTTTGATTCGAGATTCAAGATTCTGTTGAGCTAAAGAAGAAGGCTGTTGTCACGGTGATAGAACAATATAGCCATTGTGAATTGCTAAATCTTGAATAATTACAATTGTCACCAAAATTACAACACACATACGCCAAGCAGAGGTCTTTATGAGTTCGGTTGTTCAATCTTCCATAGCCAACCAAGAAGAAGAAAGGGTACTTGCTGCTTCTTATTTGCTGTTGCAACATCGACAAAAGTTAATTGAGGATCTTTGGAAGTCTGTACTGCGTTCTGAATGTGGTCAGGAAATGCTCGATCTGCTGCAAAAAATGCGATCGCTTTCTTCGGCTGAAGGGCAAGTAACAGATACATTTCCCCAATCGACAGTGCCACAGTTAATCGAGAAGCTAAGTTTAAATGACGCTATTGGCGCAGCTAGAGCATTTGCCCTTTATTTTCAGTTGACTAATATAGTTGAACAACACTACGAATCTAAAGAACAAAAACAGGCTCGTCGTGTTACCCATAAACTATCCTCATCTAACCACAACGGTAACGGTTCTAAAGCTCACAAAACTGCTACAGCTATAACTCAACCTCAAATAGAGCAGCTAGAAGGCAACTGGGTTGAACCAACTATATCTAGCAGTAATCAGGCAGGTTTATTTCACTGGCTTTTCCCGTATCTAAAAAAGATTAATATGCCACCTCAAATACTACAGAGGTTATTAGATCAGCTGGATATTCGCCTAGTGTTTACGGCTCACCCTACAGAAATTGTGCGCCATACCATTCGCAAAAAGCAACGGCGCATATCTCATCTGTTAGAGCAGTTAGATGCTGCCGAAGAAGTGATGCGGGAAATTGGACTAGCTGATTCTTGGGAGTCTAACGAAGCCACAAGTCAGTTAACAGAAGAAATTCGCCTTTGGTGGCGCACAGACGAACTACATCAGTTTAAGCCTAAAGTGTTAGACGAAGTAGATTACTCGCTGCACTATTTTCAAGAAGTCTTATTTGACGTAATACCTCAATTGGCAACTCGCCTAAAACAGTCTTTAGGAGAGTCTTTTCCTGGTCTAGTTGCTCCCACCCATAATTTTTGCTACTTTGGCTCTTGGGTCGGTTCAGACCGCGATGGCAACCCTTTTGTTACCCCGCAAGTGACCTGGGAAACTGCCTGTTATCAAAGAAGTATCGTAATTGAGAAATATCTCAAGTCTATCGAGCAACTGCGAGAGTTACTAAGTCTTTCTCTGCACTGGAGCGATGTTAGACAAGAGCTTCTAGACTCTTTAGAACAAGATCATCAACAGATGTCTGGAATCTATGAAGAATTGGCAATTCGTTATCGTCAAGAACCCTATCGCCTCAAGCTAGCGTACATTGCTCAAAGACTCAAAAACACCTGGGAGCGTAATCAAGCTTTATCTTCGGTGGCGGGTAGACAGGCAATCTCAGAAATTCATACCGAAAATATGTACGCTTCGGGAGCAGAGTTTGTCGCCGAGCTAAAATTAATGCAGAGTAGCCTGAGTGCAACTAGTTTACAGTGTCGTGAGCTAGATAATCTGATTTGTCAAGCAGAAGTATATGGCTTTACTTTAGTAGAGTTGGATTTTCGTCAAGATTCATCTCGGCATTCAGAAGCGATCGCTGAGATTACTGCATATTTACAGGTTCTTCCCAGACCCTATGAAGACCTATCTGAAGCCGAAAAAACTGCCTGGCTGATTCAGGAATTAAAAACCCGCAGACCTTTAATTCCCTCGGAAATGCCATTTTCCGAAACGGCTTGTGAAACGATTGAAACCTTTAAAATGTTACGTTTGCTCCAGCAGGAATTTGGGCAGGGTATTTGTCAAACATACATCATCAGCATGACAAATTTCGTGAGTGATGTTTTAGAAGTACTGTTGCTCTCTCAAGAAGCAGGACTATACGACCCTGTTACCTGTCAAACCAGCATTAGAATTGTGCCGCTTTTTGAAACGGTAGAAGATCTCAAACGCGCTCCTGAAGTGATGAAAGAGCTATTTGAACTGCCTTTTTATCGGGCTGCTCTTTCTGGTGGATACAAGCACGTATCAGCGGTTCAAGATAAAATTAGTACCCAGCAAGCTCCATTGAAACCTAACGATCTCCAGGAAGTAATGTTGGGTTACTCTGACAGCAATAAGGATTCAGGCTTTTTAAGCAGTAATTGGGAGATTCATAAGGCGCAACGAGCATTACAGAAGGTTGCCTCAGAATTTGGCATTTCCTTGCGAATTTTTCATGGTCGTGGAGGCTCGGTCGGTCGTGGAGGCGGTCCTGCTTATTCAGCGATTTTGGCACAGCCAACGGATACCATCAAGGGCAGAATCAAAATTACCGAGCAGGGAGAGGTGTTGGCATCTAAATATTCCTTACCAGAATTGGCTCTGTATCATCTTGAAACTATGACTACGGCGGTGATCCAGTCAAGTTTACTAGGAAGTGGATTCGATCGTGTTGAGCCGTGGAATCAAATCATGGAAGAACTATCAGCGCGATCGCGTACTGTATACAAAGCCTTAATTTACGAGGAGCCAGATTTTGTTGATTTCTTTCATTCTGTTACTCCAGTAGACGTAATTAGCCAACTACAGATTGGCTCTCGTCCCTCTAAACGTCCTGGTAAAGGTAATGCCAATAAGAAAAAAGACATGAGTAGTCTTCGGGCTATTCCTTGGGTATTTAGCTGGACTCAAAGCCGATTTTTATTGCCTGCTTGGTATGGAGTTGGTTCGGCTTTACAAGGATTTTTAGACCAAGAGCCAGAAAAAAATCTCGATCTGCTCAAATACTTCTATGTCAAATGGCCCTTTTTTAGAGTACTAATTTCCAAAGTTGAAATGACCTTAGCAAAGGTCGATCTGCAAATAGCCGAACATTATGTCAATGAACTATCTCAGCCAGAGGATTTAGAGCGTTTTCATAAGCTGTTTACGCAAATTGCCCAGGAGTATTATTTAACCAGAGATTTAATTCTTAAAATTAATGGTCAAATGAAGCTGCTAGACGGCGATCCTGAGCTACAAAGATCGGTGCAGTTGCGTAACGGTACTATTATTCCCTTGGGCTTTTTGCAAGTGGCTTTAATTAAGCGTTTACGTCAGCACGATAAGTCTCAGGCACTCCACTTCCGCTTTAGCAAAGAAGAACTATTGCGGGGAGCTATGTTGACTATTAACGGCATTGCTGCGGGAATGCGGAATACGGGTTAAGAAGTAAGAAGTAAGAAGGTTTACGGCGAATTAATGTAGCTTTGATTATTCAGATGGTTTCTATTTGGAATGAGTATAGTTTAAAAGCTTAGAGCTACCCTAACTTTATAGTTTTTTTCCGAA
This DNA window, taken from Pleurocapsa sp. FMAR1, encodes the following:
- the glcD gene encoding glycolate oxidase subunit GlcD, which translates into the protein MVFSKFFPGIKDKWQPIIKQLETVVGKDGVVRRKEELLTYECDGLASYRQRPALVVLPRTTEEVAAAVKVCHDNNLPWVARGAGTGLSGGALPAPDCVLIVTARMNRILHQDLDNHYITVQPGVINNWVTQAVSGAGFYYAPDPSSQIICSIGGNVAENSGGVHCLKYGVTTNHVLGLKIVTTDGSIIDVGGIVPEMPGYDLTGLFVGSEGTLGIATEVTLRILKRPESVCVVLANFPTVEDSGAAVADIISSGIIPAGMEIMDNLSINAVEDIVATGCYERNAQAVLLIELDGLKVEVKTYKQKVEAICRQNNATGITTANDIDTRAKLWKGRKAAFAAAGHISPDYFVQDGVIPRTKLAEVLAEIEALGDRYGYKIANVFHAGDGNLHPLILYDNSVPGAFETVEEIGGEILKLCVDAGGSLSGEHGIGADKNCYMPYMFNATDLETMQYIRSALNEKGLANPGKIFPTPRSCGEAANAKKAQQFTNAELY
- a CDS encoding nuclear transport factor 2 family protein codes for the protein MSSNQQFLQILYEAFNKRKIETIISFMRPDVKWANGVEGGFVYGRDAVRDYWTNQFKSIQPQLETLKFETDENNRNVVTVHQIIRDLQGNLLADTTVQQIFTIEDELISLYEIDETETIQEMIQKTKTANEQ
- a CDS encoding PhzF family phenazine biosynthesis protein, with translation MKQTIIQVDAFTDQIFQGNPAAVCVLESERDEQWMQSVAQEMNLSETAFLLRQDRHYILRWFTPTTEVPLCGHATLASAHVLWTEGYASTGQAIGFQTKSGLLTAKCQDNWIELNFPVNRSQDIPPIIKLQDALGVAIKTFAYNSLGYLVEIRSSKQLEQLEPNFALLKQLPISNVIVTSLAAENSEYDFVSRFFAPGLGIDEDPVTGAAHCCLAPYWRDRLHQDQFLAYQASNRGGVVKVHYDGGDRVFLQGQAVTVMRGEFQ
- the ppc gene encoding phosphoenolpyruvate carboxylase, yielding MSSVVQSSIANQEEERVLAASYLLLQHRQKLIEDLWKSVLRSECGQEMLDLLQKMRSLSSAEGQVTDTFPQSTVPQLIEKLSLNDAIGAARAFALYFQLTNIVEQHYESKEQKQARRVTHKLSSSNHNGNGSKAHKTATAITQPQIEQLEGNWVEPTISSSNQAGLFHWLFPYLKKINMPPQILQRLLDQLDIRLVFTAHPTEIVRHTIRKKQRRISHLLEQLDAAEEVMREIGLADSWESNEATSQLTEEIRLWWRTDELHQFKPKVLDEVDYSLHYFQEVLFDVIPQLATRLKQSLGESFPGLVAPTHNFCYFGSWVGSDRDGNPFVTPQVTWETACYQRSIVIEKYLKSIEQLRELLSLSLHWSDVRQELLDSLEQDHQQMSGIYEELAIRYRQEPYRLKLAYIAQRLKNTWERNQALSSVAGRQAISEIHTENMYASGAEFVAELKLMQSSLSATSLQCRELDNLICQAEVYGFTLVELDFRQDSSRHSEAIAEITAYLQVLPRPYEDLSEAEKTAWLIQELKTRRPLIPSEMPFSETACETIETFKMLRLLQQEFGQGICQTYIISMTNFVSDVLEVLLLSQEAGLYDPVTCQTSIRIVPLFETVEDLKRAPEVMKELFELPFYRAALSGGYKHVSAVQDKISTQQAPLKPNDLQEVMLGYSDSNKDSGFLSSNWEIHKAQRALQKVASEFGISLRIFHGRGGSVGRGGGPAYSAILAQPTDTIKGRIKITEQGEVLASKYSLPELALYHLETMTTAVIQSSLLGSGFDRVEPWNQIMEELSARSRTVYKALIYEEPDFVDFFHSVTPVDVISQLQIGSRPSKRPGKGNANKKKDMSSLRAIPWVFSWTQSRFLLPAWYGVGSALQGFLDQEPEKNLDLLKYFYVKWPFFRVLISKVEMTLAKVDLQIAEHYVNELSQPEDLERFHKLFTQIAQEYYLTRDLILKINGQMKLLDGDPELQRSVQLRNGTIIPLGFLQVALIKRLRQHDKSQALHFRFSKEELLRGAMLTINGIAAGMRNTG